The following coding sequences lie in one Opisthocomus hoazin isolate bOpiHoa1 chromosome 7, bOpiHoa1.hap1, whole genome shotgun sequence genomic window:
- the BAG5 gene encoding BAG family molecular chaperone regulator 5 — protein sequence MDMGNQHPSIKRLHEIQKEVKEIEQQVVVFSGLSTDRDYKKLERSLTKQLFEIDSVDTEGKGDIQQARKRAAQETERLLKELEQNANHPRRLEIEAIFKEAQSLVEREITPFYKGGNCISDEFEEGIQDIVLRLTQVKTGGKVSLRKARYRTLTKVCAVQEIIESCVKQQLSLPLSNDAHPSVSKINSVMCDVNKARGTLIALLMGVSSNDTCRHLSCVLTGLIADLDALDVCGHTEIRNYRKEVVEEINKLQKYLDLEEEANSTHAYDLAQNQSILKIEEIRKKMKEVNSLLLKTENASDLYLGSKAELQGLIAHLDEVSPGKNPCIREARRRAVIEVQTLITYIDLKEALEKRQMYPEQTAAEHQSHKAVWTVLGNLSQIQQEVISFDGNRTDKNYMRLEELLTKQLLALDAVDPQGDERCKAARKQAVKLAQNILYYLDMKTDEWEY from the coding sequence ATGGATATGGGTAACCAACACCCATCCATAAAACGGTTGcatgaaatacagaaagaagTCAAAGAGATTGAACAGCAAGTGGTGGTCTTCAGCGGGCTGTCTACGGATCGAGATTACAAGAAATTAGAAAGGAGTCTTACCAAACAGCTTTTTGAAATAGATTCTGTAGACACTGAGGGAAAGGGGGACATTCAGCAAGCCAGAAAGCGAGCTGCTCAGGAAACAGagaggctgctgaaggagctggaacAAAATGCAAACCATCCGCGCAGACTGGAAATAGAGGCTATATTCAAGGAGGCGCAGTCACTTGTGGAGCGCGAGATTACACCTTTTTACAAAGGAGGTAACTGTATAAGTGATGAATTTGAAGAAGGTATTCAGGACATTGTACTGAGGCTTACCCAGGTGAAAACTGGAGGGAAAGTTTCTTTACGCAAAGCAAGATATCGCACTCTGACAAAGGTATGTGCTGTTCAGGAGATCATAGAAAGCTGTGTAAAGCAACAGCTGTCCCTGCCACTCTCTAATGATGCACATCCTTCTGTCTCCAAAATTAACTCTGTAATGTGTGATGTGAACAAAGCAAGAGGAACTCTTATTGCGCTTCTAATGGGAGTGAGTAGTAATGATACCTGCAGGCATCTGTCCTGTGTGCTTACAGGTCTCATTGCTGATTTGGATGCTTTAGATGTCTGCGGTCACACGGAAATAAGAAATTACAGAAAGGAAGTAGTGGAAGAGATCAATAAATTGCAGAAATACCTGGACTTGGAAGAAGAAGCAAATTCTACTCACGCTTATGATTTGGCACAAAATCAGTCCATTCTAAAAATAGAAGAGATCCGCAAGAAGATGAAGGAAGTTAATTCCttacttttaaaaacagagaatGCTTCTGATTTGTATCTGGGGTCCAAAGCAGAATTGCAGGGGTTAATTGCCCACTTAGACGAAGTGAGTCCAGGAAAAAACCCCTGTATTAGAGAAGCCAGGAGAAGAGCAGTAATTGAAGTTCAAACTCTTATAACGTACATTGATTTGAAGGAAGCACTTGAAAAAAGGCAAATGTATCCTGAGCAAACGGCTGCAGAACATCAGTCTCATAAAGCAGTTTGGACTGTTCTGGGAAATCTGTCTCAAATTCAGCAGGAGGTGATTTCATTTGATGGAAACAGAACGGATAAAAACTACATGAGGTTGGAAGAACTTCTCACGAAACAACTGCTCGCACTCGATGCCGTTGATCCACAAGGTGACGAGCGGTGTAAGGCCGCCAGAAAGCAAGCAGTAAAGCTTGCGCAGAATATTCTTTACTATCTGGACATGAAAACAGATGAATGGGAGTACTGA
- the COA8 gene encoding cytochrome c oxidase assembly factor 8, whose product MAVVRALRGGGCCYCRLLLSSSSASSAGGPAAEGGERQESAGLHFSPPAHSCKDWIGPPDKHSNLRPVVFYVPPEESPLERRLREARQEAQACDQRFWARHNRAFRQEKEEFIYSRLKAKGLEMRDETGQKATLNAEEMADFYKDFLSKNFRKHMQYNRDWYKRNFTITFLMGQVALARALRRLRWKKKDAGN is encoded by the exons ATGGCGGTGgtccgggcgctgcggggcggtgGCTGCTGCTACTGccgcctcctcctctcctcctcctcggcttcctccgccggcggccccgcggctgAGGGCGGGGAGCGGCAGGAGAGCGCG GGCCTGCATTTCAGCCCCCCCGCGCACTCCTGCAAGGACTGGATCGGTCCCCCCGACAAGCACTCCAACCTGCGGCCGGTGGTCTTCTACGTGCCCCCTGAGGAGTCGCCCCTGgagcggcggctgcgggaggcgcgGCAGGAGGCCCAGGCCTGCGACCAGCGCTTCTGGGCACGGCACAACCGCGCCTTCCGCCAG GAAAAAGAAGAATTTATTTACTCAAGACTGAAAGCCAAGGGTCTGGAAATGAGAGATGAAACAG GTCAGAAAGCAACACTGAATGCAGAAGAAATGGCTGACTTTTACAAGGACTTTCTAAGTAAAAATTTTAGAAAGCACATGCAGTATAACAG AGATTGGTATAAACGTAACTTTACTATCACATTCCTCATGGGACAAGTAGCACTGGCGAGAGCTCTGAGGAGGCTTCGTTGGAAAAAGAAAGATGCTGGAAATTAG